Proteins encoded within one genomic window of bacterium:
- a CDS encoding NAD-dependent succinate-semialdehyde dehydrogenase, with amino-acid sequence MDREQGLFIAGKFCAAAEGASLPVLDPATEEEIGSVAVATPADLDAALAAAEQGFDIWCRVPALERSACLRRIAAGIRDDVDQIARQITLEVGKPLAEARAEVNAAADQFDWNAEEARRIYGQVIGGRDASARYEVRWAPLGVVAAFTAWNFPILLAARKLSAALAAGCSVVLKPSEEAPGGGYAIARIAHAAGLPAGVLNVVTGQPADISSHLLSSSQVRKLTFTGSVPVGKLLMQQAAQDLAKVSLELGGHGPVLVLEDADPEAAAQACARAKYRNAGQVCVSPSRIFVHRSIAVPFRNAFVTVADSLRVGSGLDPEVEMGPLANPRRLEMARVLVEDALAKGAKLLAGGGRPANQPRGYFFSPTVLAEVPSQARILHEEPFIPVAPILEFEDFDDVLERANSLPFGLAAYVFTNDLRAAERAADGLEVGMVGINDFALAAAEAPFGGIKQSGMGRESGALGIREFLESKTIKTVF; translated from the coding sequence ATGGATCGAGAACAGGGACTCTTCATCGCAGGCAAGTTCTGCGCTGCAGCCGAAGGCGCCAGCCTGCCAGTGCTGGATCCCGCCACGGAAGAGGAGATTGGATCGGTCGCGGTTGCGACCCCTGCCGATCTCGACGCGGCCCTGGCCGCTGCCGAGCAGGGTTTTGATATCTGGTGCCGGGTGCCTGCGCTCGAGCGCAGCGCCTGTCTGCGCCGTATTGCCGCGGGTATTCGCGACGATGTCGATCAGATCGCCCGCCAGATCACGCTCGAAGTGGGCAAACCCCTGGCGGAGGCGCGAGCCGAGGTCAACGCGGCAGCTGACCAGTTTGACTGGAACGCGGAAGAGGCGCGGCGCATCTACGGACAGGTGATTGGCGGTCGGGATGCCTCCGCTCGCTACGAGGTGCGCTGGGCACCGCTGGGCGTAGTGGCGGCTTTCACTGCCTGGAACTTCCCAATACTGTTGGCGGCCCGAAAACTCTCCGCAGCCCTGGCCGCCGGATGTAGTGTGGTCCTCAAGCCATCGGAAGAGGCGCCGGGAGGCGGCTACGCGATTGCGCGCATTGCGCACGCCGCCGGTCTACCGGCGGGCGTACTCAATGTGGTGACGGGGCAGCCCGCAGATATCTCGTCGCATCTTCTCTCGTCGTCGCAGGTGCGCAAGCTCACCTTCACGGGTTCGGTTCCGGTCGGCAAGCTGTTGATGCAACAGGCCGCCCAGGATCTCGCGAAAGTTTCCCTCGAGCTAGGCGGGCACGGACCGGTGTTGGTTCTGGAGGACGCCGATCCCGAAGCGGCCGCGCAGGCCTGCGCGCGAGCCAAGTACCGAAACGCCGGCCAGGTCTGTGTGAGTCCCAGCCGCATATTCGTGCATCGCTCCATCGCGGTTCCTTTCCGAAACGCCTTTGTGACCGTGGCCGATTCTCTGCGCGTGGGAAGCGGACTCGATCCCGAAGTGGAGATGGGACCGTTGGCCAATCCGCGACGCCTGGAGATGGCGCGCGTTCTGGTGGAAGACGCGCTCGCCAAGGGAGCGAAGCTTCTGGCCGGCGGAGGGCGACCCGCCAATCAGCCGCGGGGCTACTTCTTCTCCCCCACGGTACTCGCGGAAGTTCCGTCACAGGCGCGAATTCTGCACGAAGAGCCCTTCATTCCGGTGGCGCCGATCCTCGAGTTCGAGGATTTCGACGACGTACTGGAGCGCGCCAACTCGCTGCCCTTCGGCCTGGCGGCCTATGTCTTTACGAACGATCTGCGCGCCGCCGAGAGGGCTGCGGACGGACTCGAAGTCGGCATGGTGGGAATCAACGATTTCGCGCTGGCGGCCGCCGAAGCTCCCTTCGGTGGCATCAAGCAGAGCGGGATGGGTCGCGAGAGTGGTGCTCTGGGCATCCGCGAATTCCTCGAATCGAAAACCATCAAGACGGTCTTCTGA
- a CDS encoding sterol desaturase family protein: MELFIILVVGYTASYVTFGTLKRVFKTEAMKSYVISADPERGVDSATLHRSVKLNSMVSSGFMIGCCLVFSSFLIYTSEVALWRIPLEIAVVIVIYDFIYYAVHRYPFHEWKMLREVHAVHHQTRHPRGVDSLLLHPAETCIGLGAFLISVALIGGVHYLSFAVLFIGYTTLNVINHAGLNFQRFPLRIMGWLAVKHDKHHRRDFAGNYAFLTTIPDTLFGTAE, encoded by the coding sequence ATGGAACTCTTCATCATCCTGGTCGTCGGTTACACCGCTTCCTATGTCACGTTCGGCACGCTCAAACGCGTGTTCAAGACCGAGGCGATGAAGAGCTATGTCATCAGCGCCGATCCCGAACGAGGCGTCGACTCGGCCACTCTGCACCGCTCGGTAAAACTGAACTCGATGGTTTCGTCGGGCTTCATGATCGGGTGCTGTCTCGTCTTCTCCAGCTTCCTCATCTACACCTCCGAGGTAGCGCTCTGGCGCATACCGTTGGAGATCGCCGTCGTGATCGTCATCTACGACTTCATCTACTACGCAGTACACCGCTATCCGTTTCACGAGTGGAAGATGCTGCGCGAGGTTCACGCGGTTCACCACCAGACCCGACATCCGCGCGGAGTCGATAGCCTGCTCCTGCATCCGGCCGAGACTTGCATCGGCCTGGGCGCATTCCTGATCTCCGTTGCTCTCATCGGAGGGGTTCACTACCTCAGTTTTGCGGTGCTCTTCATCGGCTACACCACGCTCAACGTGATCAACCACGCCGGTTTGAATTTCCAGCGCTTTCCCCTTCGGATCATGGGATGGCTGGCCGTCAAGCACGACAAGCACCACCGCCGGGATTTCGCCGGGAACTACGCTTTCCTCACCACTATTCCCGACACACTCTTCGGCACGGCAGAGTAG
- the cpaF gene encoding Flp pilus assembly complex ATPase component: MIDQLRERLLAEHAWKESELAAAEDEATRRKCSIGEVLASDGQLDPPELYRLVAQVYGLHLYDADELFEKLDAAVARSVPSRFQERKRVLPIARVADVLLVASPDPEPRVLDLIDSFDVERVELCLVTPVDFRRLRWAVELGQLSGLPCPDTRDQDVDLLGEDVLLEARHAAILDALLLDAAGSRASDIHLERHGDRVRLRLRIDGDLHDVDHYALTPSDALAIVNVLKVRARLDITERRLPQGGRTATQIGGQSFDLRVQILPSLDGEGVAIRLLPQDRELFSIRSLGWSTELEAIYRRTLQNPSGLVLVVGPTGCGKSTTLYAGLQHLAHQISRKVLTVEDPIEYRIENVHQTQVNAGIGYGFADSVRSFVRHDPDVIFVGEIRDTETALEALRASQTGHLVLSTLHASDSVDAVQRLYDLGMHPNSIAAELLAVFSQRLVKRICPNCREQESADPDLLSTVFPTTAPADLRLEHGTGCQHCRQRGSMGRIAVAEYLPTSRDLRVAISHHLPLDEIRTAATKAGLQPMRDHALELVSQGLIRFNDLPHSIPLEQLAPDSWD; encoded by the coding sequence ATGATCGACCAATTGCGTGAACGACTTCTCGCGGAACACGCGTGGAAGGAAAGCGAACTCGCTGCTGCAGAGGACGAAGCGACAAGGCGGAAATGCAGCATCGGCGAGGTGTTGGCCAGTGATGGTCAACTCGATCCGCCCGAACTCTACCGCCTGGTTGCACAGGTTTACGGTCTGCACCTCTACGATGCGGACGAACTCTTTGAAAAACTCGACGCCGCGGTCGCACGATCCGTCCCTTCGCGCTTTCAAGAACGGAAACGGGTCCTGCCCATTGCGCGCGTTGCGGACGTACTCCTGGTCGCAAGTCCGGATCCGGAACCGCGAGTTCTCGACCTGATCGATTCCTTCGATGTCGAACGGGTCGAACTCTGTCTGGTTACGCCAGTGGACTTCCGGCGCCTGCGCTGGGCGGTCGAACTCGGACAGCTCTCAGGGCTTCCGTGTCCCGACACCCGCGATCAAGACGTCGACCTCCTGGGCGAGGATGTACTGCTCGAGGCACGACATGCGGCGATCCTGGACGCCCTTTTACTCGACGCCGCTGGCAGCCGGGCGAGTGACATCCACCTGGAACGCCACGGAGACCGCGTGCGATTGCGTCTCCGGATCGACGGCGATCTTCACGACGTGGACCACTACGCACTGACCCCCAGCGACGCTCTCGCCATCGTCAACGTCTTGAAAGTGCGGGCCCGGCTCGACATCACCGAACGCCGCCTACCGCAGGGTGGACGCACGGCGACGCAGATCGGAGGACAGAGCTTCGACTTGCGTGTGCAGATCCTGCCCTCGCTCGACGGCGAAGGAGTTGCCATCCGTCTGCTGCCTCAGGATCGGGAGCTATTCTCGATCCGATCTCTGGGCTGGTCGACCGAGCTGGAAGCGATCTATCGACGAACCCTGCAGAACCCCTCGGGCCTGGTGCTCGTCGTGGGCCCGACGGGTTGTGGCAAGAGTACGACTCTCTACGCCGGCCTCCAGCACCTGGCACACCAGATCAGCCGCAAGGTGCTGACCGTAGAGGATCCGATCGAATACAGAATCGAAAACGTTCACCAAACCCAGGTGAACGCCGGAATCGGCTACGGCTTTGCCGACTCCGTTCGCTCTTTCGTTCGCCATGATCCCGATGTGATCTTCGTCGGTGAGATTCGCGATACAGAAACCGCTCTGGAAGCCCTGCGGGCGTCGCAGACCGGACACCTCGTTCTCTCGACGCTTCACGCGAGTGACAGCGTGGATGCGGTTCAGCGACTGTACGATCTCGGAATGCATCCGAATTCGATCGCCGCCGAACTCCTAGCCGTCTTCTCCCAGCGCCTGGTAAAGCGCATCTGCCCAAACTGCAGGGAGCAAGAATCCGCGGATCCCGATCTCTTGTCGACGGTATTTCCGACGACTGCGCCCGCCGATCTTCGCCTGGAGCACGGCACGGGTTGCCAGCACTGCCGCCAACGCGGCTCCATGGGGCGCATCGCGGTCGCCGAGTACCTGCCCACTTCGCGCGATCTACGCGTCGCCATCTCTCACCATCTTCCGCTGGACGAGATCCGCACAGCTGCGACGAAAGCCGGTCTACAGCCCATGCGAGACCACGCTCTCGAACTGGTCAGTCAGGGCCTGATTCGCTTCAACGATCTTCCGCACTCGATTCCGCTGGAGCAACTCGCCCCCGACAGTTGGGACTAG
- a CDS encoding glutamate--cysteine ligase: MGLPIQRENFEDADYAAFSQRLSESLAVLEELLGQTGFGEGAHSLGAELEVSIIDAAARALPLERREFPSSLDEHISLELDRFNLEYNLAPVGLTGAPFSALGNQLALASQILDQTAGERGGRVAAIGILPTLQLADLKAHAMTDLPRYRALAAALRRLRAGPFRIDIDGPEPLTHECESVVLEGAGTSFQIHLRVPPDKFADFYNAAQLSTPIALAVSANSPIFLERRLWHETRIALFKQSIDSRPRGNSEWTSPARVSFGHGWLRRGAQELFEEAVALFPPLLPVMSDEDPREALKRGQLPELEELRLHQGTVWRWNRAIFDPGSGGHLRIELRALPSGPTPLDMAANAAFLVGLIFGLASEIDHLTTRLPFALAEYSFYRAAQDGLDAALLWPSEEPPGPREVPAVQLAQELLPVAEAGLAKAGIDSSEASKMLSIIEARLRARLTPASWQLDILSQLEKRVPRTQALAQLLEIYLANAQTGSPIHEWDSTP; the protein is encoded by the coding sequence ATGGGTCTGCCGATTCAGCGCGAGAACTTCGAAGACGCAGACTACGCTGCTTTTTCCCAGCGGCTGTCCGAGAGCCTGGCTGTGCTCGAAGAACTTCTCGGACAGACCGGCTTTGGAGAAGGTGCGCATTCGCTCGGGGCGGAATTGGAGGTGTCGATCATCGACGCCGCGGCGCGCGCATTGCCATTGGAACGGCGCGAGTTTCCGTCGAGCCTCGACGAGCACATCAGTCTCGAATTGGATCGCTTCAATCTGGAGTACAACCTGGCACCGGTCGGTCTGACGGGTGCGCCTTTTTCTGCTCTGGGGAACCAGTTGGCGCTGGCCAGTCAGATCCTGGATCAGACCGCGGGGGAGCGGGGCGGGCGTGTGGCCGCCATCGGTATCCTTCCCACGCTTCAGCTAGCGGATCTGAAAGCGCACGCGATGACCGATCTGCCGCGCTATCGGGCCCTGGCCGCGGCATTGCGGCGCCTGCGCGCCGGACCGTTTCGAATCGATATCGATGGTCCCGAGCCGCTGACACACGAATGTGAATCCGTCGTACTCGAAGGGGCGGGAACATCGTTTCAGATTCATCTCCGCGTTCCCCCCGACAAGTTCGCCGACTTCTACAACGCAGCTCAGCTCAGCACGCCCATCGCGCTGGCAGTCTCGGCGAACTCGCCCATTTTTCTGGAACGGCGGCTCTGGCATGAGACGCGGATCGCGCTGTTCAAGCAGTCGATCGACAGTCGGCCCCGGGGCAACTCGGAGTGGACCTCCCCCGCTCGGGTTTCGTTCGGCCACGGCTGGTTGCGACGCGGTGCACAGGAACTCTTCGAAGAGGCGGTTGCGTTGTTTCCGCCGCTCTTGCCAGTCATGAGTGACGAGGATCCCCGAGAGGCATTGAAGCGCGGACAGCTGCCCGAACTCGAGGAACTCCGCCTCCACCAGGGAACTGTCTGGCGCTGGAATCGCGCGATTTTCGATCCCGGCAGCGGGGGTCATCTGCGCATCGAGTTGCGCGCGCTTCCCTCCGGGCCCACACCGCTCGACATGGCGGCCAATGCCGCATTCCTGGTCGGACTCATCTTCGGGTTGGCATCCGAGATCGATCACCTGACCACCCGGCTACCCTTTGCGCTGGCGGAGTACAGCTTCTATCGCGCAGCGCAGGATGGCCTCGATGCCGCGTTGCTCTGGCCATCGGAGGAGCCACCGGGACCGCGTGAAGTTCCGGCCGTGCAACTCGCGCAAGAGCTGCTCCCCGTCGCCGAAGCGGGCCTGGCGAAGGCGGGGATCGACAGCAGCGAAGCTTCCAAGATGCTGTCGATCATCGAAGCCCGGTTGCGCGCAAGACTCACTCCCGCCAGCTGGCAGCTCGATATTCTTTCGCAACTCGAAAAGCGCGTACCTCGGACCCAGGCCCTTGCACAGCTTCTCGAGATCTACCTGGCCAACGCACAGACGGGTTCGCCGATTCACGAGTGGGATTCAACGCCTTGA
- a CDS encoding enoyl-[acyl-carrier-protein] reductase FabK: MTGIRTPLTELLGIEHPVCLGPMGLISTPPMVAAVSEAGGIGIMGTAMLDSEKLREAIRQTRALTDKPFGISLMAAMPTSADLAKVAIEERLPFVTTSAGSPKRLAPVLRDAGIENYHVVPNVAMALKAKAAGCSGIIAEGSEGASFKSPDEISTLVLIPQVADATGLPVIGAGGIGDGRGLAAALCLGAIGVQMGTRFIATEESPIHENYKQTLLQLAETDTLMVGRKSGPLRVARNACSNEMAEFEKTTDDVAQLRSTIGYHRFPEAALKGEVDKGLVVAGQVVGMIKDIPPVKQLISRIVAEAAESLGRSSGFVRD, translated from the coding sequence ATGACCGGAATTCGCACACCTCTGACCGAACTTCTGGGTATCGAACACCCCGTCTGCCTGGGGCCGATGGGATTGATCTCCACGCCGCCGATGGTGGCAGCTGTTTCTGAAGCGGGTGGCATCGGCATCATGGGTACGGCCATGCTCGATTCCGAGAAATTGCGCGAAGCGATCCGCCAGACTCGCGCGCTCACCGACAAGCCCTTCGGCATCAGCCTCATGGCGGCCATGCCCACCTCGGCAGATCTTGCGAAGGTGGCGATCGAGGAGCGATTGCCTTTCGTGACGACGAGTGCGGGCTCGCCCAAGCGCCTGGCACCGGTTCTTCGCGACGCCGGAATCGAGAACTACCACGTGGTTCCGAACGTGGCGATGGCTCTCAAGGCCAAGGCCGCTGGTTGTTCGGGGATCATCGCCGAAGGTAGTGAGGGCGCTTCTTTCAAGAGTCCCGACGAGATCTCCACGCTGGTCCTGATTCCGCAGGTCGCTGACGCGACGGGTCTGCCGGTGATCGGCGCAGGAGGGATCGGGGATGGTCGTGGTCTGGCCGCTGCGCTCTGCCTCGGAGCGATTGGAGTCCAGATGGGCACGCGTTTCATCGCCACCGAGGAATCGCCCATCCACGAAAACTACAAACAGACACTCCTGCAACTGGCCGAGACCGATACTCTGATGGTCGGACGCAAGAGCGGTCCCTTGCGCGTGGCCCGCAACGCGTGCTCAAACGAGATGGCGGAGTTCGAGAAGACCACCGACGACGTCGCGCAGTTGAGGTCGACGATCGGCTACCACCGATTCCCCGAAGCCGCTCTCAAGGGAGAAGTGGACAAGGGACTGGTCGTGGCCGGTCAGGTCGTGGGCATGATCAAGGACATTCCCCCGGTGAAGCAGCTGATTTCGCGCATCGTCGCAGAAGCTGCCGAATCACTCGGGCGCAGCAGCGGGTTCGTCCGCGACTGA
- a CDS encoding dihydroxy-acid dehydratase (catalyzes the formation of 3-methyl-2-oxobutanoate from 2,3,-dihydroxy-3-methylbutanoate) — MGKKIGLAQSLTSYGDADFALYLRRSFARSMGYSSQMLERPVIGIADTASDLNSCHRHFPELIEATRRGVLAAGGLPLRFPTISLGEIFLSPTSMLFRNQMAMDCEEMIRAQPMDAVVLLGGCDKTVPAQLMGALSADRPAVQVVAGPMLSSLYRGERIGACTDCRRFWSRYRAGEIDQKEIERVEEGLVTTAGTCAVMGTASSMAIIAETLGMMLPGTAAIPAVHADRLRAAEASGALAVELTRVGRTPRQIITAEAIENALRVLLAIGGSTNAVLHLTAIAGRAGIDLDLRDLNALSDTTPVLVDLKPSGQHYMEGFFAAGGVGALLRELRPLLNLDCLTLTGETLGERLPDREAYVDHKIIRPLSDPVQERGGLVALFGSLAPRGALMKRSAADPKLLEHEGRAVVFNSLEDLSERIDLPDLDVEANDILVLQNAGPTSPDAMPEAGYLPIPAKLARAGVRDMLRISDARMSGTAYGSVVLHVTPDAASGGPLGAVRTGDRIRVSVAERKLELLVPVEELARRPRASFETPSRGYARLHREQVLQADRGCDLDFLRHTPVHGPKLREDAD, encoded by the coding sequence GTGGGGAAGAAGATCGGGCTGGCGCAGAGCCTTACCAGCTACGGCGATGCCGACTTCGCACTCTACCTGCGTCGTTCGTTTGCGCGTTCGATGGGCTACTCGAGCCAGATGCTCGAGCGTCCGGTGATCGGCATTGCGGATACGGCGAGTGACCTCAACAGCTGCCACCGTCACTTTCCCGAACTCATCGAAGCGACTCGACGCGGCGTGCTGGCCGCCGGTGGTCTGCCGCTGAGGTTCCCGACGATCTCTCTGGGAGAGATCTTCCTGAGTCCCACGAGCATGTTGTTCCGCAATCAGATGGCGATGGACTGCGAGGAGATGATTCGCGCACAACCGATGGATGCCGTGGTGCTACTCGGGGGCTGTGACAAGACTGTTCCCGCGCAGTTGATGGGCGCGCTTTCCGCAGACCGTCCGGCAGTTCAGGTAGTGGCGGGTCCGATGCTCAGTTCGCTGTATCGCGGTGAACGCATCGGTGCGTGCACCGATTGCCGGCGTTTCTGGAGCCGCTATCGCGCCGGTGAGATCGATCAGAAGGAGATCGAACGCGTCGAGGAAGGACTGGTGACGACGGCCGGAACCTGTGCGGTGATGGGTACCGCGAGCAGCATGGCCATCATCGCCGAGACGCTGGGCATGATGCTGCCCGGTACGGCTGCGATTCCCGCCGTGCACGCGGACCGATTGCGTGCCGCCGAGGCTTCGGGCGCTCTCGCGGTTGAACTGACCCGAGTCGGACGTACACCCCGGCAGATCATCACGGCCGAGGCCATCGAGAACGCGTTACGCGTATTGCTGGCCATCGGAGGTTCCACCAACGCCGTATTGCACCTGACTGCGATCGCGGGCCGGGCGGGAATCGATCTGGATCTGCGGGATCTGAATGCACTTTCGGACACGACGCCCGTTCTCGTCGATCTGAAACCCAGTGGCCAGCACTACATGGAAGGCTTCTTCGCGGCCGGTGGCGTCGGTGCGCTCTTGCGCGAACTTCGCCCGCTGCTCAACCTGGACTGCCTGACCCTTACCGGTGAGACCCTGGGCGAGCGCCTGCCCGATCGCGAGGCCTATGTCGACCACAAGATCATCCGCCCGCTTTCGGATCCCGTTCAGGAGCGCGGCGGCCTGGTCGCACTCTTCGGTTCGCTGGCACCGCGTGGTGCGCTGATGAAGCGCTCTGCTGCCGACCCGAAACTCCTCGAACACGAAGGCCGGGCCGTTGTCTTCAACTCGCTCGAAGATCTTTCCGAGCGCATCGATCTTCCCGACCTCGATGTCGAAGCGAATGACATCCTGGTGCTACAAAACGCCGGTCCCACCAGTCCCGATGCCATGCCCGAGGCCGGTTATCTGCCGATTCCCGCCAAACTCGCGCGTGCAGGGGTGCGCGATATGCTGCGCATCTCGGACGCGCGTATGAGCGGGACTGCGTACGGAAGTGTCGTGCTGCATGTGACGCCCGATGCGGCCAGCGGCGGTCCGCTGGGTGCCGTGCGAACTGGAGACCGCATCCGCGTGAGCGTGGCGGAGCGAAAGCTCGAGCTACTGGTTCCCGTGGAAGAACTGGCCCGCCGACCGCGAGCGAGTTTCGAGACGCCATCCCGAGGCTACGCCCGTCTGCATCGCGAACAGGTGCTACAGGCGGATCGAGGCTGCGACCTCGATTTCCTGCGTCACACTCCGGTGCACGGACCGAAGCTCAGGGAAGATGCGGACTGA
- a CDS encoding glycosyltransferase, translating to MKALLVNSPMVGPEIRALGVQTYEAAPGVGHLNEAVAAAGFEPDLVIVELFGPRPLPDGLSACPWPLVAVVYDSAFNHFWLRHWLKLFDLVCVDFFNSVGRLNEEGIHAHWLPYGVRESEFPELKRPHDFDLGFVGVIDQRPRRQAMLELLDRHWNISIAGDGTEPGQIEHRLSLPETAQHYARCQLVVNEYFFDGLNFRVFEAMASGRPLLTEATANGLPQLFQDGEHLITFTPETLLPTVRHALDHPEACERIALNGRQEILRAHTRAIRAEKLLELAAPLIGRKLTRDVPRRCAHAGAAAFHFAQRWPQAERNHLALAASWLDTALAAGAGTNETRWLRGLVSALCGEAAPALQQLSEAAGQLPSEPRVLCQLADILWGVGQDELARRTLRVALERGDEAHDEAARVERALARGTGPELWLAMGDWLHALGFGAIEPNASRFEAGFMPFNGSDWWVRAWREGDGFGVPLRLGFAYSESGSWPLASEWFAEALRRGADDPASLCGAARAFGKIFKPAESAALRARANMAVRNSGRSEFSARLPEV from the coding sequence GTGAAGGCATTGCTCGTGAACTCCCCGATGGTCGGCCCCGAGATCCGGGCGCTGGGAGTCCAGACGTACGAAGCTGCGCCCGGTGTGGGGCACTTGAATGAAGCGGTCGCCGCCGCGGGTTTCGAACCCGATCTGGTGATCGTCGAACTGTTTGGACCGCGACCGCTTCCCGACGGTCTTTCAGCGTGCCCGTGGCCACTGGTCGCAGTCGTCTACGACTCGGCCTTCAATCACTTCTGGTTGCGCCACTGGCTCAAACTCTTCGATCTGGTATGCGTCGACTTCTTCAATTCCGTCGGGCGCCTGAACGAAGAGGGCATCCACGCTCACTGGCTGCCTTACGGCGTGCGCGAGAGTGAGTTTCCGGAACTCAAGCGACCGCATGATTTCGATCTGGGCTTCGTCGGCGTCATAGACCAGCGTCCGCGGCGTCAGGCGATGCTGGAGTTGCTCGATCGCCATTGGAATATCTCGATCGCTGGCGATGGCACCGAACCCGGGCAGATCGAACATCGGCTCTCCCTGCCGGAAACGGCGCAGCACTACGCACGCTGCCAGCTCGTGGTAAACGAGTACTTCTTTGACGGATTGAACTTCCGCGTCTTCGAAGCGATGGCTTCTGGGCGTCCACTGTTGACCGAAGCCACCGCGAATGGCTTGCCTCAGTTGTTTCAAGACGGCGAACACCTGATCACGTTTACTCCTGAAACGCTACTCCCCACTGTCCGCCACGCACTCGACCACCCCGAAGCCTGTGAGCGCATCGCCTTGAACGGGCGGCAGGAGATATTGCGGGCCCATACGAGAGCAATACGAGCCGAGAAGCTGCTCGAACTCGCAGCCCCGTTGATCGGTCGAAAGCTGACGCGCGACGTACCGCGGCGTTGCGCGCACGCGGGTGCGGCCGCGTTTCACTTTGCGCAACGCTGGCCCCAGGCTGAGCGGAATCACCTGGCTCTTGCGGCAAGCTGGCTCGACACCGCGCTAGCGGCGGGCGCCGGAACTAACGAAACGCGCTGGTTGCGCGGCCTCGTTTCCGCACTTTGCGGAGAAGCAGCACCGGCGCTCCAGCAACTCAGTGAAGCGGCCGGGCAGTTGCCTTCCGAGCCGCGGGTCCTGTGCCAGCTGGCCGATATTCTCTGGGGAGTGGGGCAGGATGAACTAGCCCGTCGAACCTTGCGAGTCGCGCTGGAGCGAGGCGATGAAGCCCACGATGAAGCAGCGCGCGTTGAGCGTGCGCTTGCGAGAGGCACGGGGCCAGAACTGTGGCTCGCGATGGGCGACTGGCTGCACGCTCTAGGATTCGGTGCCATCGAACCCAATGCCTCCCGCTTCGAGGCCGGTTTCATGCCCTTCAACGGATCCGACTGGTGGGTGCGCGCCTGGCGAGAAGGAGACGGTTTCGGAGTTCCACTTCGTCTGGGTTTCGCCTACTCCGAGTCGGGCTCCTGGCCGCTGGCCTCCGAGTGGTTCGCCGAGGCGTTGCGCAGAGGAGCGGACGACCCCGCGAGTCTGTGCGGGGCCGCGCGCGCCTTCGGAAAGATCTTCAAGCCCGCGGAATCGGCCGCACTCCGCGCTCGCGCCAATATGGCGGTCCGAAATTCAGGGAGATCGGAATTTTCCGCTCGGCTCCCTGAAGTGTAG
- a CDS encoding TetR/AcrR family transcriptional regulator, producing MPESRPRSHAERSAETRAAILGAVSQSVVEVGFTRTTAAEIARRAGVTWGAVQHHFGGKDGMLTAVLEDSFNRFVSRVESVPRKGSLDKRVSLFVDRAWEHFCSADYRTTHEILLHFRAREEDKETPTWSAILAKEWNETWLEIFHDAAVSRRHHVLMARYALATLSGLASLLLLSGDSADSLARDVDILKRLLNRELRDEN from the coding sequence ATGCCGGAATCCAGGCCCCGCTCGCACGCCGAGCGCAGCGCAGAGACCCGCGCGGCGATCCTCGGAGCGGTGAGCCAGAGTGTGGTCGAGGTCGGGTTCACACGTACGACCGCGGCCGAGATCGCCCGTCGGGCCGGGGTCACCTGGGGCGCGGTCCAGCACCACTTCGGGGGCAAAGACGGCATGCTCACCGCCGTTCTCGAAGACTCTTTCAATCGCTTCGTGAGCCGGGTCGAAAGCGTCCCGCGAAAGGGTTCCCTGGACAAGCGAGTGTCGCTCTTCGTCGACCGTGCGTGGGAGCACTTTTGCAGTGCCGACTACCGGACCACCCACGAGATCCTGTTGCACTTTCGCGCCCGGGAAGAAGACAAGGAAACGCCGACCTGGTCCGCCATCCTGGCAAAGGAGTGGAACGAAACCTGGCTCGAGATCTTTCACGACGCAGCGGTTTCGCGAAGGCACCACGTACTCATGGCGCGCTACGCGCTGGCAACGCTCTCCGGACTGGCGAGTCTTCTGCTCCTATCGGGCGACAGCGCAGATTCACTGGCGCGGGACGTCGATATTCTCAAACGCCTGCTGAACCGCGAACTCCGCGACGAAAACTGA